In the Arthrobacter sp. CDRTa11 genome, CAATCAGGCACTGGGCCGGAGCCGAGGCGCCCGACACCTGGAATGTGAAGGTGCCAGGGGGCGTCGTCGGGGTAAAGTTCTTCGTCGGACCAGGCGGGCACGAGCACGTAGAACTTAGCGGACCAGCCGTGATCGTAGCTAGCGGGACGCTTTCCTGACACGCAGGATCCGGAAGGACTTGGACGTGGACTCGCGGCTGACCGTTAACGATTCATCAAATTCGGCGGACAGCCAGCGCTGGAGGGAGTCCGAGCCCAGGTTCTTCTGGACCACCAGCCACGCCGAGCCGCCTGGTGCCAGCCGCGGGAGCCAGAGCTTCAGTAGCGAATGGAGTTCGTCTTTGCCAATCCTGATGGGCGGATTGGACCAGATGGTATCGAAACGCAGCTCAGGGTCCACCCCTTCAGGCGTGGTGGCGGTGACATTCTCCAAGCCGAGGATCTGGGCGTTTTCGTTCGTCAGGATGATGCAGCGTTCATTCACGTCCACTGCATAAACGTGCGCATGCGGGGCACGGAGAGCCATGGTGAGGGCGATAGGGCCCCAACCGCAGCCGATGTCCAGGAGATTGCCAGTGGGCGAAGGAGC is a window encoding:
- a CDS encoding class I SAM-dependent methyltransferase → MESAHYFSASPAGPFTRKPLTVDLAGETRRLQTSAGIFSPEGIDKGTAVLLAEVPAPSPTGNLLDIGCGWGPIALTMALRAPHAHVYAVDVNERCIILTNENAQILGLENVTATTPEGVDPELRFDTIWSNPPIRIGKDELHSLLKLWLPRLAPGGSAWLVVQKNLGSDSLQRWLSAEFDESLTVSRESTSKSFRILRVRKASR